The Magnetococcales bacterium genome window below encodes:
- a CDS encoding cyclic nucleotide-binding domain-containing protein produces MDELVSDLETESVVDLLAGMEGLDTLSRSDIQHHIIPLIHISRFNPGQRIIGIRTLNHAMYILYRGRMRVEVSFGGSKKNIYLEPGAIFGEMAVVKPQRPTRANVYADDYSTLLSIDIESFQSVMRQNVSIIRAFAILIGKRVVRLTTQN; encoded by the coding sequence ATGGATGAATTAGTCAGCGATTTGGAAACCGAATCGGTGGTGGATTTGTTGGCTGGTATGGAAGGGCTGGACACCCTCAGCCGTTCTGATATCCAACACCATATCATTCCCCTCATCCATATCTCCCGTTTCAACCCCGGTCAGCGCATCATTGGCATCAGAACCCTCAACCATGCCATGTATATCCTCTACCGAGGCCGCATGCGGGTGGAAGTGAGCTTTGGGGGGAGTAAAAAAAATATCTATCTGGAGCCTGGAGCGATATTTGGTGAGATGGCGGTGGTAAAACCCCAGCGTCCCACCCGGGCCAACGTCTATGCCGACGACTATTCCACCCTGCTCTCCATCGATATCGAAAGCTTCCAATCGGTCATGAGGCAAAATGTCTCCATCATCCGCGCTTTCGCCATCCTGATCGGTAAACGGGTCGTGAGACTCACCACCCAAAACTAA
- the rpmB gene encoding 50S ribosomal protein L28, whose protein sequence is MARKLTLGVKPPQSGNKVSHSHRKTKRKWESNIQKKSLYSMALARSIRLTIPTCIMRSVDKAGGLDSYLLQTPEGDLTGTMRRLQEQIRSRQEAA, encoded by the coding sequence GTGGCCAGGAAACTTACCCTGGGGGTCAAGCCCCCTCAATCCGGTAACAAGGTATCCCATTCCCACCGTAAGACCAAACGGAAATGGGAATCCAATATCCAAAAAAAATCTCTCTACAGCATGGCGCTGGCTAGATCCATTCGACTCACCATTCCCACATGCATCATGCGTTCCGTGGATAAAGCCGGAGGCCTGGACAGCTATCTCCTCCAGACTCCTGAGGGTGACCTCACCGGAACCATGCGTCGCCTGCAAGAGCAGATCCGCTCCAGACAGGAAGCCGCTTGA
- a CDS encoding tetratricopeptide repeat protein produces the protein MKGFHSGLSKGSRVATLGAALLLGGCVANSSGQAPLGEEIPAEGATPSAAASGQESALKQWAESANKQEKVFNNYLLGQILLGERRWLEAEEAFVEVVEADPDNTESRMFVAHLATQRGDLDRAVSFTRELVEREPDHDQARLLLASVLTAQKEYDEAARHYQELLKLTPDNERARELLAQLYGRMGQPEAAKEVLTPLFSNPDLAWSAYLALGRAYANNQDMENAIAAFRKSWEMAPDQLESVLSLGAALQKVDRLQEAEDVYRSYLTDQPSSAAIHNRLARLLLNQDKREKALEEFKTILRLTPDSVQARLTTALILFSQSKHAEALKELRLAEAIEPENSGVRYYLGQVLETLDQNAEAEIQYLKVGMGETYYPEAQLRIALIESEKEMKPEAIDRLVELRRAYPERMDLILALSVLMLQTKDYQGVVDTSNEGLKLEADQSRLLFNRAMALDKLKRWPEAEADLRAYIAMNADDAHALNYLGYTWAERNENLEEAYELLQRASKLAPGDGFITDSLGWVLYRLNRLDESLNFMRQAVRMEPEDATIKEHLGDVLHALGLVDEAVEVWRNSLELDSDNSQLQEKIEQYAPNP, from the coding sequence ATGAAAGGGTTTCATTCCGGTTTATCGAAAGGTTCCAGGGTCGCCACATTGGGAGCGGCCTTGCTGCTTGGTGGTTGTGTGGCCAACTCTTCGGGGCAGGCGCCTCTGGGGGAAGAGATCCCTGCCGAGGGGGCCACTCCCAGTGCGGCTGCCAGCGGTCAGGAGTCAGCTCTCAAACAGTGGGCCGAATCCGCCAACAAGCAGGAAAAGGTCTTTAACAACTATCTCCTGGGACAGATTCTTTTGGGAGAGCGCCGTTGGTTGGAGGCGGAAGAAGCCTTTGTCGAGGTGGTGGAGGCTGATCCCGATAACACCGAATCCCGAATGTTCGTAGCCCACTTGGCGACCCAGCGGGGGGATCTCGACCGGGCGGTCAGTTTTACCCGGGAGCTGGTAGAGCGGGAACCGGATCACGACCAGGCGCGCTTGCTGCTGGCCAGTGTATTGACCGCTCAAAAGGAGTATGACGAGGCGGCCCGGCACTATCAGGAACTCCTCAAACTAACACCTGACAACGAGCGAGCCCGTGAGCTTTTGGCGCAGCTTTACGGGCGTATGGGGCAGCCCGAAGCCGCCAAAGAGGTGTTGACCCCTCTCTTTTCCAATCCTGATCTGGCCTGGAGTGCCTATCTCGCCCTGGGACGGGCCTATGCCAATAACCAGGATATGGAAAACGCCATCGCCGCTTTCCGCAAATCCTGGGAAATGGCTCCTGATCAGCTGGAATCGGTGTTGTCCCTGGGGGCTGCGTTGCAAAAGGTGGATCGTCTGCAGGAGGCCGAGGATGTCTATCGCTCCTATCTGACCGATCAGCCTTCGAGTGCGGCCATTCACAACCGCCTGGCCCGGCTGCTGTTGAATCAGGACAAGCGGGAAAAGGCTCTGGAGGAGTTCAAGACCATTCTCCGCCTGACCCCTGACAGCGTTCAGGCCCGTCTCACCACCGCCTTGATTCTTTTCAGTCAATCAAAACATGCCGAAGCGTTGAAAGAGTTGCGTCTGGCCGAGGCCATTGAGCCGGAAAACAGCGGTGTGCGGTATTATCTGGGGCAGGTTTTGGAAACCCTGGACCAAAACGCCGAGGCCGAAATCCAATATCTCAAGGTGGGGATGGGGGAGACCTACTATCCAGAGGCGCAGTTACGCATAGCCCTGATCGAGTCTGAAAAGGAGATGAAGCCCGAAGCCATTGATCGGCTGGTTGAGTTGCGTCGGGCTTATCCAGAGCGGATGGATCTGATCCTGGCTTTGAGTGTGTTGATGTTGCAGACCAAGGATTACCAGGGGGTGGTGGATACCTCCAATGAAGGGTTGAAACTGGAGGCGGATCAGTCACGGTTGCTGTTTAACCGGGCCATGGCGCTGGATAAACTTAAGCGTTGGCCTGAGGCTGAGGCAGATTTGCGAGCCTATATCGCCATGAACGCGGACGATGCCCATGCCTTGAATTATTTGGGTTATACCTGGGCGGAGCGTAACGAAAACCTGGAAGAGGCCTACGAACTTTTGCAGCGGGCTTCCAAACTGGCACCAGGAGACGGGTTTATCACCGACAGCCTGGGTTGGGTGCTCTACCGCCTCAATCGTCTGGATGAATCCTTAAACTTCATGCGCCAAGCGGTACGCATGGAGCCGGAGGATGCCACGATCAAGGAGCATCTGGGGGATGTGCTCCATGCCCTGGGGCTGGTCGATGAGGCCGTGGAGGTTTGGCGCAACTCTCTGGAGTTGGACAGCGACAACAGTCAATTGCAGGAAAAGATAGAGCAGTATGCCCCCAACCCCTGA
- a CDS encoding 4-(cytidine 5'-diphospho)-2-C-methyl-D-erythritol kinase — MKAYTFRAPAKVNLALRVVGRADNGYHLLKTVMTFFPWFDELTIEPTSAPEIELTCHPVNPAPKEQNLVYRAAIDLQQAGGYGGGARMHLLKRIPAGAGLGGGSSDAATALLGLNRLWGLDLPLEKLLQIGVSLGADVPIFLGGVAALAEGIGEKLSPLPELTSADLVVIHPGVHLSTQAVFQSHSGQLTNPSLPLNMPKLEDGWEGLGGLLNNDLEPAAKKLAPVIDEAIGSLIDAGARFTLMSGSGSSVFGVFPDPQAARQAAGQLGSSHPGWQVVAGRTLNSHPFESEWMAI, encoded by the coding sequence GTGAAGGCATACACCTTTCGGGCTCCGGCCAAGGTCAATTTGGCACTGCGGGTCGTGGGGCGTGCTGATAATGGCTATCACTTGTTAAAAACGGTGATGACCTTTTTCCCCTGGTTTGACGAACTCACCATCGAACCCACTTCTGCTCCAGAGATTGAGCTGACTTGCCATCCGGTGAATCCTGCTCCCAAGGAGCAAAATTTGGTCTATCGGGCCGCTATTGATCTACAGCAAGCCGGTGGTTATGGGGGGGGTGCCCGAATGCATCTCCTGAAGCGCATTCCAGCGGGAGCGGGGTTGGGTGGGGGCTCTTCAGATGCAGCGACGGCGTTGTTGGGTTTAAATCGGCTTTGGGGGTTGGACCTCCCTTTGGAAAAACTTTTGCAGATTGGGGTTTCCTTGGGAGCAGATGTCCCGATATTTTTGGGTGGGGTTGCAGCGCTCGCAGAGGGTATTGGTGAAAAACTATCGCCATTGCCTGAACTTACATCAGCAGATCTGGTGGTGATTCATCCTGGTGTGCATCTTTCTACCCAGGCTGTTTTTCAATCCCATTCTGGACAATTGACAAACCCTTCTCTCCCTCTTAACATGCCCAAACTTGAAGATGGCTGGGAGGGGCTGGGTGGGCTGCTGAATAATGATCTGGAACCCGCCGCCAAAAAGCTCGCTCCGGTAATTGACGAGGCCATTGGGAGCTTGATTGATGCAGGAGCACGGTTTACCCTGATGTCCGGCAGTGGCTCCTCGGTGTTTGGGGTTTTCCCCGACCCTCAGGCGGCACGACAAGCTGCTGGTCAGTTGGGATCAAGTCATCCAGGATGGCAGGTGGTGGCAGGACGCACACTTAACAGCCATCCTTTTGAATCAGAGTGGATGGCTATCTGA
- a CDS encoding DUF1858 domain-containing protein: MEIDLKKNMAELLQEFPQLGRILSERGIDCAACIAAQVDTLSDVARMYKLDMAWLLEQLEKSMPPAADGSG, from the coding sequence ATGGAGATTGATCTCAAAAAAAATATGGCCGAGCTTCTCCAGGAATTTCCCCAACTGGGTCGGATTCTGTCGGAGCGAGGCATTGACTGTGCAGCCTGTATAGCCGCCCAGGTGGATACGCTTTCTGATGTGGCGCGTATGTATAAGTTGGATATGGCGTGGTTGTTGGAGCAACTTGAAAAATCCATGCCGCCTGCTGCTGACGGCTCCGGTTGA